A genomic window from Streptomyces broussonetiae includes:
- a CDS encoding diacylglycerol kinase family protein: MRQFTAVVNPTAGGSTGAASLLHLARLLREAGAGLETEYSHSLAHAQEIARRAGERGRIVLAVGGDGIAGGIGGALSGTGTVLGLVPAGRGNDFARALELPADPAALADILLHAEPRPVDTIEVESAVHARTVVLGSVYAGVDAVANRHANNARLLRGSASYYAGGLRAVTSWRAADYRVTVDGEEHTHRGYTVVAANSPYYGSGRLIAPGARVDDGLLDIVMIRDAPRRLFFALMNELKSGGHVHRPEVRVLHGRELRIEAARPVPYGADGEVDATLPVTVRVRPADLPVLY, encoded by the coding sequence ATGCGACAGTTCACCGCCGTCGTCAACCCCACCGCGGGCGGCTCCACCGGGGCGGCCAGCCTGCTGCACCTGGCCCGCCTGCTGCGCGAGGCCGGGGCCGGGCTGGAGACGGAGTACAGCCACAGCCTCGCCCACGCCCAGGAGATCGCCCGCCGGGCCGGCGAGCGCGGCCGGATCGTCCTGGCCGTCGGCGGCGACGGCATCGCCGGCGGTATCGGCGGCGCGCTGAGCGGCACCGGAACCGTCCTCGGCCTGGTGCCCGCCGGACGAGGCAACGACTTCGCCCGCGCCCTCGAGCTGCCCGCCGACCCCGCCGCACTGGCCGACATCCTGCTGCACGCCGAGCCACGGCCGGTCGACACCATCGAGGTGGAGTCGGCCGTCCACGCCCGCACCGTGGTCCTCGGCAGCGTGTACGCCGGAGTGGACGCCGTGGCCAACCGGCACGCCAACAACGCCCGGCTGCTGCGCGGCTCCGCCTCCTACTACGCGGGCGGCCTGCGCGCCGTCACCAGCTGGCGCGCGGCCGACTACCGCGTCACCGTCGACGGCGAGGAGCACACCCACCGCGGTTACACCGTCGTCGCGGCCAACTCCCCCTACTACGGCTCCGGCCGGCTGATCGCCCCCGGCGCCCGGGTCGACGACGGACTGCTGGACATCGTGATGATCCGCGACGCGCCTCGTCGGCTGTTCTTCGCGCTCATGAACGAGCTGAAGAGCGGCGGCCACGTCCACCGTCCCGAGGTGCGCGTCCTGCACGGCCGGGAACTGCGCATCGAGGCGGCCCGGCCCGTCCCCTACGGCGCCGACGGAGAGGTCGACGCCACCTTGCCGGTGACGGTGCGGGTACGGCCCGCCGACCTGCCGGTGCTGTACTGA
- a CDS encoding thioredoxin domain-containing protein, whose protein sequence is MTPANTTGADGTTLYYGDLDAPHVLQVFLELRDRASHRVAVSLLDTMRQGADNGRFVVKFHFAATLDDTVGGDGSRQALSALGAASDAGQRQFIEYLAALFANQPFPPGDDHFADPEVLLDLASTVTGLRSADFDRKVTDRTYLTWAGQAVGEFDSFGVVGTPVVWYDETVVPVVKTEGGPALTPQEFLARIGK, encoded by the coding sequence ATGACTCCCGCGAACACGACGGGCGCCGACGGCACCACCCTGTACTACGGAGACCTGGACGCACCCCATGTGCTCCAGGTCTTCCTGGAACTGCGCGACCGAGCCAGCCACCGGGTGGCCGTGAGCCTCCTCGACACCATGCGTCAGGGCGCCGACAACGGCCGGTTCGTCGTGAAGTTCCACTTCGCGGCGACGCTGGACGACACGGTCGGCGGCGACGGTTCCCGGCAGGCTCTGAGCGCGCTCGGCGCGGCGAGCGACGCAGGCCAGCGCCAGTTCATCGAATACCTGGCGGCGCTCTTCGCCAACCAGCCCTTCCCGCCCGGCGACGACCACTTCGCCGACCCCGAGGTACTGCTGGACCTGGCGAGCACGGTCACCGGATTGCGCTCGGCCGACTTCGACCGCAAGGTCACCGACCGCACCTACCTCACCTGGGCCGGACAAGCGGTCGGCGAATTCGACTCCTTCGGCGTGGTCGGCACCCCCGTCGTCTGGTACGACGAAACCGTCGTCCCCGTCGTGAAGACCGAGGGCGGACCCGCCCTCACCCCACAGGAATTCCTGGCCCGGATCGGGAAGTGA
- a CDS encoding NUDIX hydrolase produces the protein MTLEPAEGTVQAVVLYAGRLLLAERGEGWRLPSGTAEPAESAEATAARVVYELTGYLVDGTESLAPEDGATAVVCQLLTESPSDGARLEPEQLRWTPLADTADADLPAVVRAYVAGHTPV, from the coding sequence ATGACGCTGGAGCCCGCCGAGGGCACGGTGCAGGCCGTCGTCCTGTACGCCGGGCGGCTGCTGCTGGCCGAGCGGGGCGAGGGCTGGAGACTGCCGTCAGGCACTGCCGAGCCGGCCGAGTCGGCCGAGGCCACCGCGGCACGGGTGGTCTACGAACTCACCGGCTACCTCGTCGACGGCACCGAGAGCCTGGCACCGGAGGACGGGGCCACGGCGGTGGTGTGCCAGTTGCTGACCGAATCCCCGTCCGACGGCGCCCGCCTCGAACCGGAGCAACTGCGCTGGACACCGCTGGCCGACACGGCCGACGCCGACCTTCCGGCGGTCGTACGCGCGTACGTCGCGGGGCATACACCGGTGTGA
- a CDS encoding thioesterase family protein: protein MIAWLEAAAVRAAAPFAGAGETIVGTEIRVRHVRPARVGGRVEVSARPLPATADRRLTFLVRAVDGPGRLVATGEIDRAVVDRRRFLEQAADPAADR, encoded by the coding sequence TTGATCGCGTGGCTGGAGGCGGCCGCCGTGCGGGCCGCCGCGCCCTTCGCCGGGGCCGGGGAGACCATCGTCGGGACCGAGATCCGGGTCCGGCATGTGCGGCCCGCCCGGGTGGGTGGCCGGGTGGAGGTGAGCGCACGGCCCCTGCCCGCCACGGCGGACCGGCGGCTGACCTTCCTCGTACGGGCCGTGGACGGCCCGGGCCGACTGGTCGCGACGGGCGAGATCGACCGGGCGGTCGTGGACCGCCGGCGCTTCCTGGAACAGGCTGCCGATCCGGCGGCGGATCGCTGA
- a CDS encoding molybdopterin molybdotransferase MoeA, translated as MTASRTDTADGTAPHGPDTRPGPLRAARDWERARAIARSCAGQPLPAVPRTLADALGHALAEPLLALTDLPSFDTAAMDGWAVTGPGPWRLAGAGVLAGAQPGPLGPGSAVPIATGARVPPGATAVLRREHGEADAGQGLLYDRCPGPVCEGQDIRPRGQECRSGEPLLPAGTAVTERVLGLAAAAGYDRLTVHRRPSVELLVLGDELLGEGVPRGGRVRDALGPLLVPWLRRCGAELIGHHRIADDPGPLREAVRRSPADVVLTTGSTAAGPVDFLHDTLRSVGARLLVDSVAVRPGHPMLLAELPATADGRARRLVGLPGNPLAAVSGLVTLAEPLLRHLGGHRDPAPARLTAAAALPGHPSDTRLLPVFTAGRDVTPLPFDGPAMLRGLALADALAVVPPGGVPAGTGVDVLELPGR; from the coding sequence ATGACCGCATCCCGGACGGACACGGCCGACGGCACGGCACCCCACGGACCGGACACCCGGCCGGGCCCGCTGCGGGCCGCCCGGGACTGGGAGCGGGCTCGCGCGATCGCCCGGTCCTGCGCCGGGCAACCCCTGCCCGCCGTCCCCCGCACCCTCGCCGACGCGCTCGGCCACGCACTGGCCGAGCCGCTCCTCGCCCTCACCGATCTGCCGTCGTTCGACACGGCCGCGATGGACGGCTGGGCCGTGACCGGACCGGGCCCGTGGCGCCTGGCCGGTGCGGGGGTCCTCGCCGGTGCGCAGCCCGGGCCGCTCGGGCCGGGGTCGGCCGTGCCCATCGCCACCGGCGCCCGGGTGCCACCGGGCGCGACCGCCGTACTGCGTCGCGAGCACGGCGAGGCGGACGCCGGGCAGGGCCTGCTGTACGACCGCTGCCCCGGCCCGGTGTGCGAGGGACAGGACATCCGGCCGCGCGGTCAGGAGTGCCGTTCCGGTGAGCCGCTGCTGCCCGCCGGCACCGCCGTGACCGAACGCGTGCTGGGTCTCGCGGCTGCGGCCGGGTACGACCGGCTGACCGTGCATCGCCGTCCGAGCGTCGAACTGCTCGTCCTCGGCGACGAGTTGCTCGGTGAGGGAGTGCCGCGCGGCGGACGGGTCCGGGACGCGCTCGGCCCGCTGCTGGTGCCCTGGCTGCGGCGCTGCGGCGCCGAGCTGATCGGTCATCACCGCATCGCGGACGATCCCGGCCCGCTGCGCGAAGCCGTGCGCCGCTCGCCCGCCGACGTCGTCCTCACCACCGGCAGCACCGCGGCGGGCCCCGTCGACTTCCTGCACGACACGCTCCGGTCGGTGGGCGCCCGGCTGCTGGTCGACTCCGTGGCGGTACGCCCCGGCCATCCCATGCTGCTCGCCGAACTGCCGGCCACCGCCGACGGCCGGGCGCGCCGGCTGGTCGGGCTGCCCGGCAATCCGCTGGCCGCGGTGTCCGGCCTGGTCACCCTGGCCGAGCCGCTGCTCCGTCACCTCGGCGGACACCGTGACCCCGCACCTGCCCGGCTGACGGCCGCCGCCGCGCTGCCGGGACATCCGAGCGACACCCGGCTGCTGCCGGTGTTCACGGCCGGGCGGGACGTGACCCCGCTGCCCTTCGACGGCCCGGCGATGTTGCGCGGCCTGGCCCTGGCGGACGCTCTCGCCGTGGTCCCACCGGGCGGTGTGCCGGCCGGGACCGGCGTGGACGTTCTGGAACTGCCCGGCCGGTGA
- a CDS encoding FdhF/YdeP family oxidoreductase, with amino-acid sequence MSGIEDPVDDLAVTPPKRWATGVPAVTHALAYSLAQTSVRRTALTLLNVNQARGIDCPGCAWPEPAAGKRHLNEYCENGAKHINDEATTRRVTTEVFRRYSIAELGAKSDYWLNQQGRLTEPMIKRPGAEHYEPIGWDEAFGVLAGELGRLDSPDEALFYTSGRVGNEAAFLLQLFARAFGTNNLPDCSNMCHESSGSALTQTLGIGKGSVSLDDIHTADLVFVVGQNPGTNHPRMLSALEETKRRGGTVVAVNPLPEAGLLRFKHPQKARGVIGRGTEIADQFLQIRPGGDLALFQALNRLLLEAEDERPGTVLDHDFIRAHTTGFAEFADHARKIAWEDVLAATGLRREEIEAVHGRVLRSGKIIVCWAMGLTQHKHGVPTIREVVNFLLLRGNVGRPGAGVCPVRGHSNVQGDRTMGIWERMPQSFLDALEREFGFTPPARHGLDSVDGIRAMRDGTAKVFLGVAGNFVRATPDSLVTEEAMRRCRLTAHISTKLNRSHTVCGETALILPTLGRSDRDIQAAGEQFVTVEDSMSEVHASRGKLDPASPHLLSEVAIISRLARRTLGDTPDIPWEEFEADYGTVRDRISRVVPGFEDFNARVARPGGFRLPNPVNARVFRTSSGKAVFTRNDFTMPDIPEGHLLLQTLRSHDQWNTVPYAMNDRYRGIHNARRVVLVNPDDLEALGYADRDLVDLVAVWHDGRARRAEGFRVVAYPTSRGSAASYYPETNVLVPLDSVADISNTPTSKGVLVRLEPARAEETGGGTGPWDV; translated from the coding sequence ATGAGCGGCATCGAGGACCCCGTAGACGATCTGGCAGTCACCCCGCCCAAGCGCTGGGCCACCGGCGTCCCGGCGGTGACCCACGCGCTGGCCTACTCCCTGGCACAGACCTCCGTACGACGGACCGCGCTGACCCTGCTCAACGTCAACCAGGCCAGGGGCATCGACTGCCCGGGCTGCGCCTGGCCCGAGCCCGCGGCCGGTAAGCGGCACCTCAACGAATACTGCGAGAACGGTGCCAAGCACATCAACGACGAGGCCACCACGCGCCGCGTCACCACCGAGGTCTTCCGCCGGTACTCAATCGCCGAACTCGGCGCCAAGTCGGACTACTGGCTCAACCAGCAGGGCCGGCTGACCGAGCCGATGATCAAGCGGCCCGGCGCCGAGCACTACGAACCCATCGGCTGGGACGAGGCGTTCGGGGTGCTCGCCGGGGAACTGGGCCGGCTGGACTCCCCGGACGAGGCCCTTTTCTACACCTCCGGCCGGGTGGGCAACGAGGCCGCGTTCCTCCTCCAGCTCTTCGCCCGCGCCTTCGGCACCAACAACCTGCCGGACTGTTCCAACATGTGCCACGAGTCGAGCGGCTCCGCGCTGACGCAGACGCTCGGCATCGGCAAGGGCAGCGTCTCGCTGGACGACATCCACACCGCCGACCTGGTCTTCGTCGTCGGACAGAACCCGGGCACCAACCACCCGCGCATGCTGTCCGCGCTGGAGGAGACCAAGCGGCGCGGTGGCACGGTCGTCGCCGTCAACCCGCTGCCCGAGGCCGGACTGCTGCGCTTCAAGCACCCGCAGAAGGCACGCGGGGTGATCGGCCGGGGCACCGAGATCGCCGACCAGTTCCTGCAGATCCGCCCCGGCGGCGACCTCGCCCTGTTCCAGGCGCTCAACCGACTGCTGCTGGAGGCCGAGGACGAGCGCCCCGGCACCGTCCTCGACCACGATTTCATCAGAGCCCACACCACCGGCTTCGCCGAGTTCGCCGACCACGCCCGGAAGATCGCGTGGGAGGACGTCCTTGCCGCGACCGGGCTGCGCCGCGAGGAGATCGAGGCCGTCCACGGCCGGGTGCTGCGCAGCGGGAAGATCATCGTCTGCTGGGCGATGGGACTCACCCAGCACAAGCACGGCGTGCCCACCATCCGCGAGGTGGTCAACTTCCTGCTGCTGCGCGGCAACGTCGGCCGGCCGGGCGCGGGGGTGTGTCCGGTGCGCGGCCACAGCAACGTCCAGGGCGACCGCACCATGGGTATCTGGGAGCGGATGCCCCAGTCCTTTCTCGACGCCCTGGAACGCGAGTTCGGCTTCACCCCGCCCGCGCGGCACGGACTGGACTCGGTCGACGGCATCCGGGCCATGCGCGACGGCACCGCCAAGGTGTTCCTCGGCGTCGCCGGCAACTTCGTACGGGCCACCCCGGACAGCCTGGTCACCGAGGAGGCGATGCGACGGTGCCGGCTCACCGCGCACATCTCCACGAAGCTCAACCGCTCCCACACGGTCTGCGGCGAGACCGCCCTCATCCTGCCCACCCTCGGCCGCAGCGACCGGGACATCCAGGCGGCCGGTGAGCAGTTCGTCACCGTCGAGGACTCCATGAGCGAGGTGCACGCCTCCCGCGGCAAGCTGGATCCGGCCTCCCCGCATCTGCTCAGCGAGGTCGCGATCATCAGCCGGCTGGCCCGCAGGACCCTCGGCGACACCCCGGACATCCCCTGGGAGGAATTCGAGGCCGACTACGGCACCGTCCGCGACCGCATCTCCCGCGTCGTCCCCGGCTTCGAGGACTTCAACGCCCGCGTGGCCAGGCCCGGCGGGTTCCGGCTGCCCAACCCGGTCAACGCGCGAGTCTTCCGCACCTCGAGCGGCAAGGCCGTCTTCACCCGCAACGACTTCACGATGCCCGACATCCCCGAGGGGCATCTGCTGCTCCAGACGCTGCGCTCCCACGACCAGTGGAACACCGTTCCCTACGCGATGAACGACCGCTACCGCGGCATCCACAACGCCCGCCGTGTCGTCCTCGTCAACCCCGACGACCTCGAAGCACTCGGGTACGCCGACCGCGACCTGGTGGACCTGGTCGCCGTCTGGCACGACGGACGTGCGCGCCGGGCGGAGGGCTTCCGCGTCGTCGCCTACCCCACCAGCCGTGGCTCGGCCGCCTCCTACTACCCCGAGACGAACGTCCTGGTACCGCTCGACAGCGTCGCCGACATCAGCAACACGCCCACCTCCAAAGGGGTGTTGGTCCGGCTGGAGCCCGCACGCGCCGAGGAGACGGGGGGAGGTACAGGACCATGGGACGTGTGA
- the fdhD gene encoding formate dehydrogenase accessory sulfurtransferase FdhD — MGRVTVRRRVLRIRDAVPSHRPDTLAAEEPMEIRVGGRPLTVTMRTPGDDFDLATGFLVGEGVVHAAGDVTGIRYCAGATADGGNTYNVVDVGLAPGVSLPTASLERNFYTTSSCGLCGKASLDAVRMARRWSVAEDPLSVAPQLLAALPERLRAAQRVFDSTGALHAAGLFTADGELLCLREDVGRHNAVDKVVGHALRSGLLPLRNTVLLVSGRASFELVQKAVLAGIPLLAAVSAPSSLAVDLAAESGLTLVGFLRGTSMNVYSGAERLAPQPVG, encoded by the coding sequence ATGGGACGTGTGACCGTACGGCGGCGGGTGCTGCGCATCCGCGACGCCGTGCCCTCGCACCGGCCGGACACCCTGGCCGCCGAGGAACCCATGGAGATCCGGGTGGGTGGCCGTCCGCTCACCGTGACCATGCGCACCCCGGGCGACGACTTCGACCTCGCGACGGGGTTCCTGGTCGGCGAGGGCGTCGTGCACGCCGCCGGTGACGTCACCGGGATCCGCTACTGCGCGGGCGCCACGGCGGACGGCGGAAACACCTACAACGTGGTCGACGTGGGTCTCGCGCCAGGGGTGAGCCTGCCCACCGCGTCGCTGGAGCGGAATTTCTACACCACCTCCTCGTGCGGCCTGTGCGGCAAGGCGAGCCTCGACGCGGTGCGCATGGCGAGGCGATGGTCCGTGGCCGAGGATCCGCTGAGCGTGGCACCGCAGCTGCTCGCCGCGCTGCCCGAGCGGCTGCGGGCGGCCCAGCGGGTGTTCGACAGCACCGGCGCTCTGCACGCGGCAGGCCTGTTCACGGCGGACGGCGAGCTGCTGTGCCTGCGCGAGGACGTGGGCCGGCACAACGCTGTCGACAAGGTCGTCGGACATGCCCTGCGCTCGGGCCTGCTGCCGCTGCGCAACACCGTGCTCCTGGTCAGCGGGCGAGCCTCGTTCGAGCTGGTGCAAAAGGCCGTCCTGGCCGGAATCCCCCTGCTCGCGGCCGTCTCGGCACCCTCCTCGCTGGCCGTGGACCTGGCGGCCGAGAGCGGACTGACCCTGGTCGGCTTCCTGCGCGGAACGTCGATGAACGTCTACAGCGGCGCCGAACGCCTGGCGCCCCAGCCGGTCGGCTGA